The sequence CTTCTGATGGACATAATATTGACAAAATGTACATATGATATTACTTTAACAAACTGCCATGCAACAAATACATTAAGTAATGAGTAAATTGAATATATATGACCTAATCTAATTGACATTCACATTGAAAATTTACAACATAATCAAtacttaaagtattttttattatatatggcAGTAATTTCACTTTTTACAATTTAAACTTAAAACTATCCTGAATGTGGATTTGGTGAAACTTACACTTTCCCCTAGTCTGTGACAACCTGAGGTACTAAACATTTCTCTCTTATTTCACTATCTTCAAAGgtgattttcttgtttcttttaggATCTATCCAAGAGTTGTGTATTACAGCATTATTAGGCATGGGATCAGCTTCCACTATGGAAACAACTCGCTTTTTCATTTTACTCTTCAAGACCTTTTGAAATTTTTGTCTAGTGAATGCATATAATAGAGGGTGAAATATAGTTGTTCCATAACCCATGACTAGAAAACACAATCTTAATTTTACTAAAAGGTCACTTGGGCCTAAACATAAAATGGTagtatttaaaacagaaattggtGTCCAGCAGAGAAGAAATGTAGAAATAATCAATAAAGACATTCTGAAGactcttttttgtctttctcgtCGTTCACGGTGTCGTTTCACAGCTCGCCGGAGGGCAATTATTACAGAAACTGAAGTTCTTACACCAAAGACTACATTTCTCCCACCAGTGCTTTGTGACATGTCTGTAGTCTCATGTTGTGTAGTTAGAgaaattgtctttttctttcttgttttcttcttctgcccTGTTGAAAATCTTGTGCCTATTCGGATATTAAGAGCCTGAAGTATTTTGGTATATGTGATTAACATTACTATAACAGTGAAAAAGAATATTGGGATCTGTACTAGCAGGTGATAATACATTCCCAGTTCAGTATAGTATTCATTTGTACTGACACACAAAAGTGTCTTGTTTTCCCATGTATTTCCACTGTGAAGACTGAAAAAATTTACCTCAATAAAaggaatcaggaaagagaaaaaagaaaaaatccaaatggaTATCATTAACATTACAGCTCTGCCCATTGTCAGAATTCGGTTTGCAGGTTTTACAGAGATGTCATATCTGTCCAGAGTGATAGCAAAAACGTTGATTGCTGTTGAGACACTTGCAAAAGATACGCAAGCCTCGTGGAAACAGCAGATGAGAGCAGTGTTACTCTCCAGTGAAAGCAGAAGGATAACTATAGTTAGAGGAATACATCCCACACAAATTATTACATCAAGTACATGAAGATTCATTGTAATAATGTTACTGACAGAGTTGATTAAGTTGGATTTCATGCAGTAAAGTACCAATACGGTGAGGTTGCTGCCAAGTCCCAACACAATTTCTAACATAAGAAATCCGGTGAGAGACACTTGAAAGCTTAGTGGATATGATAGTGGTTGGTACATATTGGTGTTGATGTCATCAATGTCATCTCGCACTGTAATGTTAGATTCAGACTGCATGTTGATTgccagaatgggagaaaaacacATTCTTTTGGAGCAGTTGGTTTTTTCCCCTAGAAAGTGAAATAGAATATTTGATATTTGGCAATTTAAATGACTTATAAAACATGTGTTCTtcgtaaaataaaaatttttattgtgtacTTAATTTGATCATTAAGTTTGTAAACTACTAATGGAAAATGTAGAATTAAGTTACATCAAAGTTGCATTGTTTTGATATAAAGGGGAAATTTCATTGTTTTgatataaaaggaaattttccTTTTGAAGAAATAACTGTATGGGGATTGTTCCCCTGTAGTGCAAAACTATTTAATATTCTTAAAGGGTTTTCCTCATTTGGGGTTTTCAAGCTTAATATTTAAGATAAAGTATATTTTTGCATAATAAAACTACACAGTATGCAAAAGTAACTTTAGCCCagtgttttaaaactttacttAAAAATGTTGTGAGTAGGTAGgaaataaatgctattttaatatGCTCTAGCATAATTAGTGTAGGTGTAATTATTCCCATGAGATTTCAAATGAACAGGACAAGTGttcatttaaaatgataaatggtACAGAGTGCTAGTTTGTTTTAAACTACTTTATCCATATTGAATTTCATATCCAGAAGTTAACAGTGTACTTGGAGATATTTGGAGTTCTTTCCCACAGAAATAGGCAAATGATAAGTATTTCATACATCACAGTTAAAGTGTTCATTGAACTTTACAATTGGCAAACTTacaaaaattggaagaaaaggGACATTACGCTAAAGTAAAAAGCCACAAAGCTTGGTAAAAGAGCACTAATCACTCCTATAAATGATTTATTCTGTGATCAAACCCTCTGGTATCTTGtggaaggagaaaatggaaatttaatatcATACTAAGAAATAGCCATTTGTGAAGtggtttaaaataatatttatcagttgattttatttaaacagattttttaaagtaaaaaatgaaattctaggGGAAAAGAGTTTGTGAAGCCCATTTTTGAAGGAAGCTTTTAGAGTTACACATTACTTATGGAAcctttgtatacatatatcaccCAGtgtaaaattttgaagaaaaattaaaaacaaaaacactctttTGCTAATTTATACaaatctatattttaattatataggGGTttagggtaatttataaaaataatgtctgaTATTCTGGGCTAAAATATCATTAATCAGTATATTCagtttaaaatatgaaatcataCAACCAACTATATTTCACATTTCAAGTACAGCATTTCAGCTGCAAAATCATATTCAAACATAATTTATAAAGCTAATAATTTTCTGTGTTAAGCTTTCACTAGATGTTACCTTTGACAAGTTttagaatacaattttatttatgcatGTTATTTTTTGGGATATTCAGAAACACAAATGATAacattattaatttctttttagttgGTATAAAGTATTACTAGAGGCATATTTATTTGAGTAAGTGAAGCTCTTAGCTAACACTGAAAtcctataaaaatgaaaaattttaagcgTGCCAAATTTTCTGAACTAACATTAAATATTAGCTCTTTGTCACATCAGTtagatttataattaaataaggCAAAATGTCAAGTTAGATGATAATTAAGAAAATGCATCTCCTCTAAAGCAAgattcttttctcttgaaaatgttatttaatgGTGTGCTGGGATGCATGCATCTTCTGACCTACCTGTTTGCTGTTTGCCTTATGGGCCTTTTGGCTCACTATGGCAGTTTTTCACAAATTGATACATGATGTCATTGACAGATTTTGACATGCATTTTTACCTGACAACAGTGAAGTAGCTGTGTTTTATTTCATATCTTGTAggaattctttcattttctctccaaTACTTCAACTGCATGAATTATGAGATTTAGTTGGCTGATGGATTTCTAAAGAGCAGTACATAGCATTTGTGTTTTTCTGCCTTAGAAAAGTCACGACCAAGAGAAAAACTTCCTCAAATGATAGAAATTATGTTTCCCTTTGAGGGAATATATGATAGTGTCTCTTTATTTTCCagaatatgtgaaaataaaaaaggaaacataaggTTTCTAGCTTCTAAAATGTATTTAGACATCCTTTTGTTACAATTGTAAATCTGTTTCTATAGCAGTcctcattattttcaaataatttcttgaTCACATAACTTGCTTTATATTATAAATCCAGTCCATGTTCTTTTTGATAAAAACCATCTGCTCTTTaatttggtttgttttcattAGAAGAGGATACAAATTGGTTATAAAACTCAGATGAAAAAGTCCATTAGTCATATCAAtatgaatatttgaatatttagtgCAGGAAACACTTGCTAAAGCTTCATTTTGCTTGCTGGCAAAATATGttactttctttttgaaaatccatgtctctttatttcttcaagattCAGTTTCCACAGTTCTTGTATGTTAAAGTATAAACTCCTTCTTTCATAATCCTCACCATTTTGTTTTCAGGCTTTTACAGttacattgtttttgtttttgtggttattTATACAGCATCTTCTTCTGATACTTTTGATATGTTATATTCCAGACATAATGTAGACCTAACTTATAATGTCTTCAAATTTTGTGTGTCACAAGGATATCTTGCAGTTCGTGGTTCAGACAGCTAGGGAGATGCAGAGTCAATTGCATTCTTCATATTGTTAGTTATAAATTCTGAATTAGCTGGTGTGGGCccttgtgaaaagaaaaaagaaatggttaaGAAATAGGGTTTCTAATAATTTCCAATTAATTGAaagttattttagttttattttaaaaccatataGTATTTGTTATTAAAACAAGCAAACTGTATTATTAGAACCACAGCCATATAtgcataaaattttctttatataaaatattccctTTTCCTAATAAAGATTGTATATATTATCTTGCAATAGAGTTAGCATTTCAAATGCAATTATAGAaaagctgtatttttaaaaaactaatttttgcTCTCATTTTATAAGCTAACCTGTATTTTCCGAGATTATTAACAGTATACACTCAACATTCTGTCATTCCCTCTTGTCTTTGTAATAAATTTAACATTTCCTGCTGTAAAAATATTGTAGCTTGCTTAATTATTAACACATAGTTTGAATTTTAACTCATTAAAACAGATTCTATGATAAGATACTATAAATTTCCATTGATGAATTGTTCATGTGGTTGAAATGTAAAAGGTAATACAAAGAtgtagaaatgcaaatgaaataattttcaatgAACATGCCCAATAATAAACTTAACATAAAATTGAGTCATAAATAACAGCCAAATAGTAAACCTGTTTCTTTTAAGACATATAAACATTTTCTGAACTTCTGAGAAAAACTGTACTTATGACATTAAGAATATTGAGTAAGCCCGAAGTGACTTAAAAGCTGGTGTCTTCGTAGTGAATTAACAAAgaatattatttgtatttaacAATGCACACTAAAAAATTGCATTTAAACTATATCATGTGTTAAAAGAAATAGATCTAGAAAATACATGTTTAGcaataaatagaattaaacaaataaacttaaaatttaggctgaaatttttcaaagtaattttacCCCACTATGCCGATTCAAAAGCAGCTGTATACTATAATAAGGAACACATCTTACCTCTGCTAAAGATTTGATAAATTCTTGATGTAGTTGAGGCTTTTCCAGTTTTGATTGATTCATTTTGTTCACTTGTTAGTAGAGGACTGGGGGAAGAGGTTCATAAACATCTCTTCAAAAATGACCTTAATGAAAATATGTGTCTGTACTGTGCCATTGTTTCAGCAGTACTGCTAATGTATGGAACATGTAGTGCTGCTTAGAGGCTGCTGCAGTCTCTCACTCTTCCTACTGTGGAatcaataagcatgtgaaaataCATAATGAAGGTCATTTAACATACTGAAGCCTTCTTGTCTCCAGAGACAACATTTAGATTCAGTCTTTCTGAAAAGGAACGGCACTGCTTTTCAGAGGAAAGCTTGTTCTGGGCAGCTTTTGCAGAATGACAGCCTACCTTGTCGCTTCTCTCCACTGCAGAGAGATGCAGTGCATTCACTAATTTTGATTG comes from Cynocephalus volans isolate mCynVol1 chromosome 6, mCynVol1.pri, whole genome shotgun sequence and encodes:
- the GPR22 gene encoding G-protein coupled receptor 22 — encoded protein: MCFSPILAINMQSESNITVRDDIDDINTNMYQPLSYPLSFQVSLTGFLMLEIVLGLGSNLTVLVLYCMKSNLINSVSNIITMNLHVLDVIICVGCIPLTIVILLLSLESNTALICCFHEACVSFASVSTAINVFAITLDRYDISVKPANRILTMGRAVMLMISIWIFSFFSFLIPFIEVNFFSLHSGNTWENKTLLCVSTNEYYTELGMYYHLLVQIPIFFFTVIVMLITYTKILQALNIRIGTRFSTGQKKKTRKKKTISLTTQHETTDMSQSTGGRNVVFGVRTSVSVIIALRRAVKRHRERRERQKRVFRMSLLIISTFLLCWTPISVLNTTILCLGPSDLLVKLRLCFLVMGYGTTIFHPLLYAFTRQKFQKVLKSKMKKRVVSIVEADPMPNNAVIHNSWIDPKRNKKITFEDSEIREKCLVPQVVTD